A genomic stretch from Candidatus Zixiibacteriota bacterium includes:
- a CDS encoding cytochrome b/b6 domain-containing protein, with amino-acid sequence MRNTIISRISATFISITVFAGIAYSQDAMDFGKETCLECHDASVGESGQTVDVVLKSSIHRDFECIDCHASIGELPHEETLPSVDCGTCHGDEAATYQWHGRLRIPDGQDIPTCANCHGSHDILPSTEKTSSTNPQNLPKTCGHCHEDIDLTEKHEILYGHAVEVYQTSVHGKASLGGVYSAATCNDCHSTGGTAHRILAPNDTESTISHFNIPKTCGKCHRNTEADYWEGIHGKLVLRGEVDAPVCTHCHGEHGIISPSDPRSPVSASRLAEATCSPCHESASLNEKYGIPSRRLQTYVDSYHGLKSKAGDMTVANCSSCHGAHRILPHTDPTSSIHFDNLKETCGHCHPGISSEMAQTPIHGTPGITQTPVAGVVRHVYIIAIFIIIGTMVFHWLIDLRKEIQHVIRKPQVRRMNYNEVWQHNFLMVSFVVLVISGFALRFSNAFWVQWFFGWEGGFPVRGVIHRVAAVVLVGTTLWHLFYLMGKRGTVFLRDIFPVKRDFEDFLHMVGYNLGWKKDKPKFGRFDYVEKAEYWALVWGTAVMIITGFFLWFDNYIVAIFPKGVLDVMLVIHYYEAWLAMLAILVWHMYSTIFNPTVYPMNTAWINGKMPQTMYEHHHPADTELSGLKGKAPANETVKKDEPDRN; translated from the coding sequence ATGAGAAATACAATCATCTCGAGAATTTCCGCAACATTCATTTCCATCACTGTTTTCGCAGGTATCGCCTATTCGCAGGACGCTATGGATTTTGGCAAAGAGACCTGTCTTGAGTGCCATGATGCGTCTGTCGGCGAGAGCGGACAGACTGTTGATGTGGTGCTCAAGTCTTCAATCCATCGGGATTTTGAATGCATCGACTGTCACGCGAGCATCGGGGAACTTCCCCACGAAGAGACATTGCCCAGTGTAGATTGCGGCACATGTCATGGCGATGAGGCGGCCACTTACCAGTGGCATGGAAGATTGAGAATCCCCGATGGACAGGATATTCCGACATGCGCCAATTGTCACGGTTCTCATGACATCCTGCCATCAACGGAGAAGACTTCTTCGACAAATCCTCAGAATCTGCCCAAGACATGCGGTCACTGCCATGAGGACATAGACTTGACCGAGAAGCACGAGATTCTTTACGGTCATGCGGTGGAGGTGTATCAAACGAGTGTGCACGGTAAAGCGTCACTTGGTGGTGTCTATTCCGCTGCGACCTGCAATGACTGCCATTCGACCGGCGGGACTGCGCACCGAATTCTGGCTCCAAATGATACTGAATCAACAATCAGTCACTTCAATATTCCGAAGACCTGCGGAAAGTGCCATCGGAATACTGAGGCCGACTACTGGGAAGGCATTCACGGTAAACTCGTGCTGCGGGGCGAGGTGGATGCTCCGGTGTGTACGCACTGCCACGGCGAACACGGAATCATCTCACCCAGCGATCCTCGCTCCCCGGTCAGTGCGTCACGGCTGGCTGAAGCGACCTGCTCTCCATGTCATGAATCAGCATCTCTCAATGAGAAGTATGGCATTCCGTCGAGACGACTGCAGACGTACGTCGACAGCTATCATGGATTGAAGAGCAAGGCAGGGGATATGACTGTGGCCAATTGTTCGTCCTGTCACGGGGCTCACAGGATTCTTCCGCACACTGATCCGACATCATCCATTCATTTTGATAATCTTAAAGAGACATGTGGTCACTGCCACCCCGGTATCTCATCCGAAATGGCGCAAACTCCTATCCATGGCACTCCCGGAATTACTCAGACTCCCGTGGCCGGTGTAGTGAGACATGTATACATCATAGCAATATTTATTATAATCGGAACCATGGTATTTCACTGGCTGATTGATCTGCGTAAAGAGATTCAGCATGTAATCCGAAAGCCGCAGGTCAGGCGAATGAACTACAATGAGGTCTGGCAGCACAACTTCCTGATGGTGTCCTTCGTGGTGCTGGTAATATCCGGATTTGCACTGAGATTCTCCAACGCTTTCTGGGTGCAATGGTTTTTTGGATGGGAAGGCGGATTCCCTGTGCGGGGAGTCATTCACAGAGTGGCAGCGGTAGTGTTGGTCGGCACGACCCTGTGGCACCTGTTTTACCTCATGGGCAAGCGAGGAACGGTGTTTCTAAGAGACATTTTTCCCGTGAAGAGAGATTTCGAGGATTTTCTGCATATGGTGGGCTACAACCTCGGATGGAAGAAGGACAAACCCAAGTTCGGTCGCTTCGATTATGTGGAGAAGGCTGAGTACTGGGCGCTGGTATGGGGCACCGCCGTCATGATTATCACCGGGTTCTTTCTCTGGTTCGATAACTACATCGTGGCGATATTCCCGAAGGGCGTGCTGGATGTCATGCTGGTCATCCATTACTACGAGGCATGGCTCGCGATGCTTGCAATTTTGGTCTGGCACATGTACTCGACAATCTTCAACCCGACTGTCTATCCGATGAACACCGCGTGGATAAATGGGAAAATGCCCCAGACTATGTATGAGCATCACCATCCGGCCGACACGGAATTGTCCGGCTTGAAAG